The Mycolicibacterium monacense genome contains the following window.
CGGCGACCGCCAACCCGATCGCGAGGAAGCCGGCGGTGCGTTCGTCGATGCGGACGTGCAGCCGCAGCCGGCCCGCGCGGTCGGCGTCGGCCAGCGCGAAGGCCAGCGGTGCGTTACGCGACCCCGGGCACAGCACGACGTCGTGCACGCCGCCGCGAACGAGTTCGTCGACGACGACCCGCGCCTGTGCCGTCGAGGGGTTCATCGCTACAGGATATCGGCGAAGAATTTCAGCGCCGCGGCGTTGACTTCCTGCGGCCGCTCGATGAAGCCGAGGTGTCCGGCGTCGGGGATCTCCAAATAGCGGCCGTGCGGCATCGCGTCGGCGACCTCCTTGCCCAGATGCGGGGGCAACAGGACGTCGTCGGCGAACCCGATCACCAGCGTGGGGATGCGGATGCTGCGGTAGGCGGGCAGGCGGTTCTCCTTCGGGCCCACCGACCCCTGGGTCCGCAGACCGGGCGTGTACTTGGTCGGCCACATCGTGAACATCTCGATCCAGTCGCCGATCGCGCGGTCGTCGTTGATCGTCTTGGGTGAGAAGTTCTCCAGCACACGGACCTTCGCGTCAAATCGTGGCGGCAGGGTGATGCCGGCGTCGACCAGTTCCCGTTCGGCGTCGGAGAAGAAGTTGCGGGCCCGGTCGTGGCGGCCGCGGGTGGCCATCAGCACCGCGGACCGGACCAGATCCGGGCGGGCCAGCATGAGTTCCTGGGCGATGAAGGAGCCCATCGACACCGCCACGATGCGGACGGGGGCGGCGCCCAGTTTCTCGATGAGCGCTGCGGTGTCGGCGACCATCTGCTCGACGCCGAAGCCCTCGGCGTTCTCGGTGGCGCCGACGCCGCGGTTGTCGAAGGTGATGGCCCGGTAACCGTTGCGGACGAACTCCGGGACCTGGTGCAGGTGCCAGGTGCGGCCGGCGCCGCCGCGACCGGCGATGAACAGCACCGGGATGCCGGTGCCGCGATCGTCGTAAGCGAGATTCACGCGTCCCGACGCTACTCGACGGCGATTTCGGCGTGGTGGGTCGCGCCCAGCGCGACTGCGCACGCCGAAATC
Protein-coding sequences here:
- a CDS encoding alpha/beta fold hydrolase, whose product is MNLAYDDRGTGIPVLFIAGRGGAGRTWHLHQVPEFVRNGYRAITFDNRGVGATENAEGFGVEQMVADTAALIEKLGAAPVRIVAVSMGSFIAQELMLARPDLVRSAVLMATRGRHDRARNFFSDAERELVDAGITLPPRFDAKVRVLENFSPKTINDDRAIGDWIEMFTMWPTKYTPGLRTQGSVGPKENRLPAYRSIRIPTLVIGFADDVLLPPHLGKEVADAMPHGRYLEIPDAGHLGFIERPQEVNAAALKFFADIL